A window from Cyprinus carpio isolate SPL01 chromosome A11, ASM1834038v1, whole genome shotgun sequence encodes these proteins:
- the LOC109090824 gene encoding phosphopantothenate--cysteine ligase-like, whose protein sequence is MAHSEPSASKAVDGGLSEEFAVPTHAEDVRKLMAEFAEHHGSAGRRVVLITSGGTKVPLESRTVRFLDNFSSGRRGASSAEYFLDSGYAVIFLHRHRSLYPYTRLYAGVNLLDSLQSESVKEDAGQILVDQNALPNIAKVLKRYQAVKAAGLLLPVEFNTLSEYLHLLKAAAQALSSIGSKAMFYLAAAVSDFYIPAYEMPEHKIQSSNGPLQISMKMVPKMLSPLVKDWAPKAFVISFKLETDPSILLERARRALETYNHQAVVANVLDTRRGYVVVVTKDTQQELVLTDEEVQEEVEIEDRIVSNLTAAHSQFMSQV, encoded by the exons ATGGCCCACTCTGAGCCCTCAGCCTCAAAGGCAGTGGATGGAGGACTGTCTGAAGAGTTCGCGGTCCCTACTCATGCGGAGGATGTCAGGAAACTCATGGCAGAGTTTGCCGAACATCACGGATCGGCCGGGCGCAGAGTAGTCCTCATCACCTCGGGAGGAACTAAGGTTCCTCTGGAATCCCGAACAGTGCGGTTCCTGGACAACTTCAGCAGTGGTCGGCGAGGGGCCTCCTCTGCCGAGTATTTTCTGGACTCAGGCTATGCAGTAATCTTTCTGCACAGGCATCGTTCTCTCTACCCATACACTCGTTTGTACGCAGGGGTCAATTTACTGGATAGCTTACAATCAGAGAGTGTAAAGGAGGACGCTGGTCAGATCCTGGTGGATCAGAACGCTCTTCCAAACATCGCAAAGGTTTTAAAGCGCTATCAGGCGGTGAAAGCGGCAGGACTTCTGCTGCCAGTGGAATTCAACACCTTGTCGGAGTACCTCCATCTACTCAAGGCTGCAGCTCAGGCATTAAGCTCCATAG GGTCCAAAGCTATGTTTTATTTGGCTGCCGCTGTTTCTGATTTCTACATCCCAGCATATGAAATGCCAGAACACAAAATCCAGTCCTCCAATGGGCCACTTCAG atAAGTATGAAGATGGTTCCTAAAATGCTGTCCCCACTGGTGAAGGACTGGGCACCTAAGGCATTCGTCATCTCTTTCAAGCTGGAAACGGACCCCTCCATCCTTCTGGAGCGAGCACGGCGTGCCTTAGAAACATACAACCACCAGGCAGTGGTTGCAAATGTTCTCGACACACGCCGTGGTTATGTGGTTGTTGTCACCAAGGACACGCAACAAGAGCTGGTCCTCACAGATGAGGAAGTGCAAGAAGAGGTAGAGATTGAGGACAGGATTGTCAGTAATCTGACTGCAGCACACAGTCAATTTATGTCTCAAGTATGA
- the LOC109057051 gene encoding copine-1-like gives MAANCVSKVELSISCNNLLDKDVGSKSDPLCVLLQSIGDDKWTEVERTERVKNCQDPEFSTKLHIDYHFEKVQKLKFGVYDIDNKSVNLSDDDFLGGFECTLGQIVSSRKITRPLQLKAGKPAGKGTITVTADETKDNRAIVMEVEAKNLDKKDMFGKSDPFLEFFKQEEDGKWQLVHRTEVIKNNLNPSWKKFTVSLHTFCSGDLNKPIKVHCSDYDSDGSHDLIGVFQTNVSDLQKAHASPVEFDCIHPEKQKKKKSYKNSGVIRIKDCKLEAQYSFLDYVMGGCQINFTVGIDFTGSNGDPRSPDSLHYLSPNGVNQYLSAIWSVGQVVQDYDTDKLFPAFGFNEKAPQDFKVSHEFPLNFNPSSPYCQGVQGIVDAYRMVLPQIRLYGPTNFSPIINHVARIAAGAAQQPNAAQYFVLLIITDGEITDLDQTRQAIVNGSKLPMSIIIVGVGEADFKAMEFLDGDNGVLKSLTGEPAARDIVQFVPFKQFDKAPKEALAQSVLAEVPNQLVSYFKMRNMAPVNPPSPTK, from the exons ATGGCAGCTAATTGTGTGTCGAAGGTCGAGCTCTCCATCTCCTGCAACAATCTCTTGGATAAAGATGTTGGATCTAAATCTGATCCACTCTGTGTTCTGCTGCAAAGCATCGGGGATGACAAATGGACAGAG GTTGAACGCACCGAGAGAGTGAAGAATTGCCAGGACCCTGAGTTCTCCACAAAACTTCACATCGACTACCACTTTGAGAAGGTGCAGAAATTAAAGTTTGGCGTCTATGATATTGACAACAAGTCTGTTAACCTCAGTGATGATGACTTCCTGGGAGGCTTTGAATGCACCCTTGGCCAG ATTGTGTCAAGTAGGAAGATTACCAGACCCCTTCAGCTCAAGGCAGGAAAACCAGCTGGGAAAGGCACAATAACA gtCACAGCTGATGAGACGAAGGACAACAGGGCTATTGTGATGGAAGTGGAGGCCAAAAACCTGGATaaaaag GATATGTTTGGGAAGTCGGATCCATTCTTGGAGTTtttcaagcaagaagaagatGGGAAGTGGCAGCTAGTTCACAGGACAGAG GTCATCAAGAATAATTTGAATCCATCTTGGAAAAAGTTTACTGTGTCCTTGCATACATTCTGCAGTGGTGACCTGAATAAACCAATCAAG GTTCATTGTTCTGATTATGATAGCGATGGATCTCATGATCTCATTGGTGTGTTTCAAACTAATGTGTCAGATCTGCAGAAAGCTCATGCCTCACCG GTTGAGTTTGACTGCATTCATCCAGAgaagcaaaagaagaaaaagagttaTAAGAACTCTGGGGTCATCAGGATTAAGGATTGCAAG CTTGAGGCACAGTATTCATTTCTGGATTATGTGATGGGAGGTTGCCAAATTAACTTCACG GTGGGCATTGACTTCACTGGCTCTAATGGAGACCCCCGCTCCCCTGACTCTCTGCACTATCTCAGCCCTAATGGCGTGAACCAGTATCTGTCAGCCATCTGGTCCGTTGGCCAGGTAGTCCAAGACTACGACAC TGATAAACTTTTCCCAGCGTTTGGATTCAACGAAAAAGCCCCTCAAGACTTCAAG GTGTCCCATGAGTTCCCATTGAACTTCAACCCCAGTAGCCCATATTGCCAAG GAGTGCAAGGCATTGTGGATGCCTACCGCATGGTTTTGCCTCAAATTCGTCTTTATGGACCCACCAACTTCTCCCCCATAATAAATCATGTAGCCCGGATTGCAGCTGGAGCTGCACAGCAACCAAATGCAGCA CAATACTTTGTTCTGTTGATCATCACTGATGGAGAGATCACTGATCTCGACCAGACCAGACAGGCCATCGTGAACGGCTCCAAACTGCCCATGTCCATCATCATCGTGGGTGTGGGTGAGGCAGACTTTAAGGCCATGGAGTTTCTGGATGGGGACAATGGAGTTCTTAAATCTTTGACTGGAGAACCAGCGGCCAGAGATATTGTGCAGTTTGTGCCCTTCAAGCAGTTTGACAAA GCTCCTAAAGAAGCACTGGCTCAGAGTGTTCTAGCCGAGGTACCGAATCAGCTGGTGTCAtactttaaaatgagaaatatggcTCCTGTCAACCCCCCTTCACCGACCAAGTAG
- the LOC109057052 gene encoding RNA-binding protein 12-like isoform X2 — protein MAVVIRLQGLPIVAGTMDIRHFFSGLTIPDGGVHIVGGEHGEAFIVFATDEDARLGMMRTGGSIKGSKVSLLLSSKTEMQNMIELSRRRFETGSAEVAAGNGSRPGPQVSSGGSGRGNLPTTAQGFSNTTSTTATTASSTHEPVSNKTVPTFSTTTMGNMPPNFNNFSSPSLSLGSTMTTAMSSLNSVPPPIPPLPTMPSLPPMPPIPVSTLPPVPAVNPLTSVPPVPPIAHMSHLPGLPPFNPGVPPPVGPVTGGLASGPLSLGNPNPMFLNPLNPLNPLNLQSHMKSSVANPDEFYIHLHGLPFSVTESEVRDFFLGLGLESIRLLKDNLGRNNGRALVKFFSPQDSFEALKRNAGMIGQRYVEVSPATERQWRESAGHSKIGSDAEHSRHHRRSTNSPPPSGRERARSRSPHKLEFCVYLKGLPYEAENKQIFEFFKNLDIVEDSIYIAYGPNGRATGEGFVEFRNETHYKAALGCHMQYMGSRFIQVHPITKKNMYEKIDSIRKRMQGSQGNQKNSSGEGGKSAKNCAHITNIPYNVAKKDVRLFLDGIQLFEESLKVLVDANGNGLGQAIVQFKSDEEALKAERLHRQKLNGRDAFVHLVTFEQMKEVERNPPPQAKRGQKSQGNSHAHAHAHAHAHAHTQPQVQVPQAPHAFPGMTGDEFSFLRNAVGTLGNGPPFVNPFIAPGNGLAGPPPLPPLGAALGDVSLGVPPPMIGGPLSGPVLEHPGFRPDVNNAPSGFVGALEPLRGIPPFDNGSSHKAISQNCGGSQGQRPASESLRGPSSSGPGNTRPTIVKIQNMPFTVTVDEIIDFFYGYQVLPGSVCLQFNEKGLPTGEAMVAFDSHDEAMAAVMDLNDRPIGARKVKIALG, from the coding sequence ATGGCTGTGGTCATCCGTTTGCAAGGTCTCCCCATTGTGGCTGGGACTATGGACATACGCCATTTCTTCTCTGGATTGACCATACCGGATGGTGGTGTGCATATTGTAGGGGGTGAACACGGTGAGGCTTTTATCGTGTTCGCCACAGATGAAGATGCAAGGCTTGGGATGATGCGCACAGGGGGGTCAATCAAAGGTTCCAAGGTTTCTCTGTTGCTGAGTAGCAAAACCGAAATGCAAAATATGATCGAGCTCAGCCGTAGGCGCTTTGAAACTGGCAGTGCAGAGGTTGCCGCGGGAAATGGCAGTAGGCCGGGTCCACAGGTTAGTTCTGGTGGAAGTGGAAGAGGCAACTTGCCAACCACAGCACAAGGTTTTAGTAACACAACTTCAACTACAGCCACCACAGCATCGTCAACACATGAGCCTGTAAGCAACAAGACTGTCCCTACCTTTTCGACCACTACAATGGGCAACATGCCCCCAAACTTTAATAATTTCAGCAGCCCAAGTCTTAGTTTGGGATCCACAATGACCACGGCAATGTCGTCGTTGAACTCTGTACCTCCCCCAATACCTCCCTTGCCCACCATGCCATCTCTACCACCTATGCCCCCCATACCAGTATCCACATTGCCACCAGTACCCGCTGTTAATCCACTAACATCAGTGCCTCCGGTCCCTCCCATTGCACACATGTCGCACCTGCCGGGGCTTCCACCATTTAACCCCGGTGTCCCTCCCCCTGTTGGCCCAGTCACTGGTGGTTTAGCCTCTGGTCCACTGTCTCTCGGAAATCCCAATCCAATGTTCTTGAATCCCTTAAACCCTCTAAACCCCCTGAACCTCCAGTCTCACAtgaaatcatcagtggcaaaccCAGATGAGTTTTACATTCATCTACACGGCCTTCCATTTTCAGTCACTGAAAGTGAAGTTAGAGATTTTTTCCTGGGACTTGGGCTTGAGTCCATTCGTTTGCTCAAAGACAACCTGGGTAGAAACAACGGCAGGGCATTGGTTAAGTTCTTCTCACCCCAAGATTCTTTTGAGGCTCTGAAAAGAAATGCAGGAATGATAGGCCAAAGATATGTTGAGGTTTCTCCAGCTACAGAGCGGCAGTGGAGAGAGAGCGCAGGACACTCTAAAATAGGTAGTGACGCGGAACACAGCCGTCATCATCGCAGAAGCACCAATTCGCCACCACCCTCTGGCCGTGAGCGAGCCAGGTCCCGATCACCCCACAAACTAGAGTTCTGTGTATATCTGAAAGGACTCCCATATGAAGCAGAAAACAAGCAGATTTTTGAGTTTTTCAAAAATCTTGATATTGTTGAAGATAGCATTTACATTGCATATGGACCCAATGGCAGGGCAACTGGTGAGGGATTTGTGGAGTTTAGGAATGAAACTCACTACAAAGCTGCTCTCGGATGCCATATGCAGTACATGGGTAGTCGCTTCATACAGGTGCATCCAAtcacaaagaaaaatatgtatgaaAAGATAGACTCCATTCGCAAACGAATGCAGGGTTCCCAAGGCAATCAGAAAAATAGCTCGGGTGAAGGAGGAAAGAGTGCCAAGAATTGTGCTCACATAACCAATATTCCCTATAACGTGGCAAAAAAAGATGTCCGTCTTTTTCTTGATGGCATTCAATTGTTTGAGGAAAGCCTTAAGGTGTTAGTTGACGCAAATGGTAATGGTCTTGGCCAGGCTATAGTGCAGTTTAAGTCTGATGAGGAAGCACTTAAAGCAGAGAGACTACATAGGCAGAAATTGAATGGCAGGGATGCTTTCGTTCATTTGGTAACATTCGAGCAGATGAAAGAAGTTGAGAGAAATCCTCCTCCCCAGGCAAAAAGAGGCCAGAAATCCCAAGGAAATTCCCATGCTCATGCTCATGCCCATGCCCATGCCCATGCACACACTCAGCCCCAGGTCCAAGTTCCCCAAGCACCTCATGCTTTTCCAGGAATGACAGGCGATGAGTTTAGTTTTCTGAGAAATGCTGTAGGGACCCTTGGCAACGGCCCCCCTTTTGTCAACCCATTCATTGCCCCAGGTAATGGACTGGCAGGTCCACCACCTTTACCGCCACTTGGCGCTGCTTTGGGTGACGTCTCGCTTGGCGTTCCCCCACCTATGATTGGGGGACCTCTGTCCGGTCCTGTTTTAGAGCACCCTGGTTTCAGACCCGATGTCAACAATGCACCTTCCGGCTTTGTTGGTGCGTTAGAGCCCTTAAGGGGCATTCCACCTTTTGATAATGGATCTTCTCATAAAGCAATCAGCCAAAATTGTGGAGGTAGCCAAGGTCAGCGGCCAGCTTCTGAGAGTTTAAGAGGACCATCCAGCAGTGGTCCAGGTAATACGCGGCCCACAATTGTCAAAATTCAAAACATGCCCTTTACTGTGACCGTTGACGAGATCATTGATTTCTTCTACGGCTATCAAGTGTTGCCTGGTTCTGTATGCTTGCAATTCAATGAGAAAGGTTTGCCCACTGGGGAAGCGATGGTTGCTTTTGACTCCCATGATGAAGCAATGGCTGCTGTTATGGACCTGAATGATAGGCCCATTGGGGCAAGAAAAGTTAAGATCGCTTTGGGATGA
- the LOC109057052 gene encoding RNA-binding protein 12-like isoform X1 yields the protein MCLLLHLSMAVVIRLQGLPIVAGTMDIRHFFSGLTIPDGGVHIVGGEHGEAFIVFATDEDARLGMMRTGGSIKGSKVSLLLSSKTEMQNMIELSRRRFETGSAEVAAGNGSRPGPQVSSGGSGRGNLPTTAQGFSNTTSTTATTASSTHEPVSNKTVPTFSTTTMGNMPPNFNNFSSPSLSLGSTMTTAMSSLNSVPPPIPPLPTMPSLPPMPPIPVSTLPPVPAVNPLTSVPPVPPIAHMSHLPGLPPFNPGVPPPVGPVTGGLASGPLSLGNPNPMFLNPLNPLNPLNLQSHMKSSVANPDEFYIHLHGLPFSVTESEVRDFFLGLGLESIRLLKDNLGRNNGRALVKFFSPQDSFEALKRNAGMIGQRYVEVSPATERQWRESAGHSKIGSDAEHSRHHRRSTNSPPPSGRERARSRSPHKLEFCVYLKGLPYEAENKQIFEFFKNLDIVEDSIYIAYGPNGRATGEGFVEFRNETHYKAALGCHMQYMGSRFIQVHPITKKNMYEKIDSIRKRMQGSQGNQKNSSGEGGKSAKNCAHITNIPYNVAKKDVRLFLDGIQLFEESLKVLVDANGNGLGQAIVQFKSDEEALKAERLHRQKLNGRDAFVHLVTFEQMKEVERNPPPQAKRGQKSQGNSHAHAHAHAHAHAHTQPQVQVPQAPHAFPGMTGDEFSFLRNAVGTLGNGPPFVNPFIAPGNGLAGPPPLPPLGAALGDVSLGVPPPMIGGPLSGPVLEHPGFRPDVNNAPSGFVGALEPLRGIPPFDNGSSHKAISQNCGGSQGQRPASESLRGPSSSGPGNTRPTIVKIQNMPFTVTVDEIIDFFYGYQVLPGSVCLQFNEKGLPTGEAMVAFDSHDEAMAAVMDLNDRPIGARKVKIALG from the exons AT GTGTTTGTTGTTGCACCTCAGCATGGCTGTGGTCATCCGTTTGCAAGGTCTCCCCATTGTGGCTGGGACTATGGACATACGCCATTTCTTCTCTGGATTGACCATACCGGATGGTGGTGTGCATATTGTAGGGGGTGAACACGGTGAGGCTTTTATCGTGTTCGCCACAGATGAAGATGCAAGGCTTGGGATGATGCGCACAGGGGGGTCAATCAAAGGTTCCAAGGTTTCTCTGTTGCTGAGTAGCAAAACCGAAATGCAAAATATGATCGAGCTCAGCCGTAGGCGCTTTGAAACTGGCAGTGCAGAGGTTGCCGCGGGAAATGGCAGTAGGCCGGGTCCACAGGTTAGTTCTGGTGGAAGTGGAAGAGGCAACTTGCCAACCACAGCACAAGGTTTTAGTAACACAACTTCAACTACAGCCACCACAGCATCGTCAACACATGAGCCTGTAAGCAACAAGACTGTCCCTACCTTTTCGACCACTACAATGGGCAACATGCCCCCAAACTTTAATAATTTCAGCAGCCCAAGTCTTAGTTTGGGATCCACAATGACCACGGCAATGTCGTCGTTGAACTCTGTACCTCCCCCAATACCTCCCTTGCCCACCATGCCATCTCTACCACCTATGCCCCCCATACCAGTATCCACATTGCCACCAGTACCCGCTGTTAATCCACTAACATCAGTGCCTCCGGTCCCTCCCATTGCACACATGTCGCACCTGCCGGGGCTTCCACCATTTAACCCCGGTGTCCCTCCCCCTGTTGGCCCAGTCACTGGTGGTTTAGCCTCTGGTCCACTGTCTCTCGGAAATCCCAATCCAATGTTCTTGAATCCCTTAAACCCTCTAAACCCCCTGAACCTCCAGTCTCACAtgaaatcatcagtggcaaaccCAGATGAGTTTTACATTCATCTACACGGCCTTCCATTTTCAGTCACTGAAAGTGAAGTTAGAGATTTTTTCCTGGGACTTGGGCTTGAGTCCATTCGTTTGCTCAAAGACAACCTGGGTAGAAACAACGGCAGGGCATTGGTTAAGTTCTTCTCACCCCAAGATTCTTTTGAGGCTCTGAAAAGAAATGCAGGAATGATAGGCCAAAGATATGTTGAGGTTTCTCCAGCTACAGAGCGGCAGTGGAGAGAGAGCGCAGGACACTCTAAAATAGGTAGTGACGCGGAACACAGCCGTCATCATCGCAGAAGCACCAATTCGCCACCACCCTCTGGCCGTGAGCGAGCCAGGTCCCGATCACCCCACAAACTAGAGTTCTGTGTATATCTGAAAGGACTCCCATATGAAGCAGAAAACAAGCAGATTTTTGAGTTTTTCAAAAATCTTGATATTGTTGAAGATAGCATTTACATTGCATATGGACCCAATGGCAGGGCAACTGGTGAGGGATTTGTGGAGTTTAGGAATGAAACTCACTACAAAGCTGCTCTCGGATGCCATATGCAGTACATGGGTAGTCGCTTCATACAGGTGCATCCAAtcacaaagaaaaatatgtatgaaAAGATAGACTCCATTCGCAAACGAATGCAGGGTTCCCAAGGCAATCAGAAAAATAGCTCGGGTGAAGGAGGAAAGAGTGCCAAGAATTGTGCTCACATAACCAATATTCCCTATAACGTGGCAAAAAAAGATGTCCGTCTTTTTCTTGATGGCATTCAATTGTTTGAGGAAAGCCTTAAGGTGTTAGTTGACGCAAATGGTAATGGTCTTGGCCAGGCTATAGTGCAGTTTAAGTCTGATGAGGAAGCACTTAAAGCAGAGAGACTACATAGGCAGAAATTGAATGGCAGGGATGCTTTCGTTCATTTGGTAACATTCGAGCAGATGAAAGAAGTTGAGAGAAATCCTCCTCCCCAGGCAAAAAGAGGCCAGAAATCCCAAGGAAATTCCCATGCTCATGCTCATGCCCATGCCCATGCCCATGCACACACTCAGCCCCAGGTCCAAGTTCCCCAAGCACCTCATGCTTTTCCAGGAATGACAGGCGATGAGTTTAGTTTTCTGAGAAATGCTGTAGGGACCCTTGGCAACGGCCCCCCTTTTGTCAACCCATTCATTGCCCCAGGTAATGGACTGGCAGGTCCACCACCTTTACCGCCACTTGGCGCTGCTTTGGGTGACGTCTCGCTTGGCGTTCCCCCACCTATGATTGGGGGACCTCTGTCCGGTCCTGTTTTAGAGCACCCTGGTTTCAGACCCGATGTCAACAATGCACCTTCCGGCTTTGTTGGTGCGTTAGAGCCCTTAAGGGGCATTCCACCTTTTGATAATGGATCTTCTCATAAAGCAATCAGCCAAAATTGTGGAGGTAGCCAAGGTCAGCGGCCAGCTTCTGAGAGTTTAAGAGGACCATCCAGCAGTGGTCCAGGTAATACGCGGCCCACAATTGTCAAAATTCAAAACATGCCCTTTACTGTGACCGTTGACGAGATCATTGATTTCTTCTACGGCTATCAAGTGTTGCCTGGTTCTGTATGCTTGCAATTCAATGAGAAAGGTTTGCCCACTGGGGAAGCGATGGTTGCTTTTGACTCCCATGATGAAGCAATGGCTGCTGTTATGGACCTGAATGATAGGCCCATTGGGGCAAGAAAAGTTAAGATCGCTTTGGGATGA